The following nucleotide sequence is from Mucilaginibacter sp. cycad4.
TCAATGCGGTAACAGGCCTCCCAATTGCCATAACATTCGTTGCCAACTTCCCAATATTTTGTTTTGCCTTTATCATACCTTACCCATTGCGCGGCCAGGTGCGCAGCAGTAGCTACCGGATCGGCGCTGGTACCGTAACGGGCATAGGCATAATTTACAGTGATAATACCGGTAGTATTTGTTTTTTGCAAAAGGCTGTAATAGTTGCTTAAACTTAATGACCAGCTATCGTTTACATTACCACTCCAGTAACCAGTATTCGTATCAACCGAGCCATCCGCTTTCAGGGGATGATCGGGCACATCGGCAGGTTTACCGCCGGCAGCTAAATCCCAGAAATAAATATCAGAGATACTTCCCCCGGGTGCGCGGATGATATTGGGCGACAGGTTAGTAATATTAGTCACCGTACCGCCATCTGTGTACTGGCCTGTAAACGGGTTGATGTTATTACCAAACAGGTATTTGGATACTTTTGATACCACCTGGCTAAAATCGGCAGTAACGGTTATGGATGTGCTGGCTGTTGGTTTGGCTGCATCAACGGTGGCAGGTTTAGTGAAAGTTTTGCCCTGCCAGTCGTCAAGGAAAAAGCCCTGAGTTGCCGCTACCGAAGGATCAGTTGGCGCCGTAACAGGGCCTGTCGCGCCGCCGTTACCGGGGTCAACAACAACAGGTGTTGGATCGGGCGCGGGTTTGCTGCCCTTTTTACATGCCCCCATGATCAAGAGGGCCAGCGGCAAAACCGCTATAAATGTTTTTAATAATTTCATGTCAATATTTTTATCCGTTTAATGATTTCAATACATGCACGACTGTTGTGGTAAGGGCATTTCCAAAGCCCTGCTTTGTCTTCGCCGGGCATAATACTGCCATCGGCCTTAATGCCCCAAAACCACTCACCATTTTGTTTATCTAATATTTTATCTTTTACAAAAGCCCAGTTGCTAAGTACCAGTTGAAGATATTTATCATCCTCGCTTATCTGCCAGGTATTGTAAAAGCCTACCATCGCTTCGGCCTGCACCCACCAGTGTTTTTCTTTAATGAGATGATCATCTGCCGGTTCATATTCGTACCATAAGCCGCCATCAGTATCCAGGCCTTGTAATGTTGCATTTGCTATCGCGATACAAATATCCTTGATCTTTCCCGTCATTTCATGGTTACCGATAACTTCCGCCGCTTCAAGCAAAAGCCAGGTAGCCTCGATATCGTGGCCATATGAAACGGTATCCGATCTGCGGTTCCAATCCTCATCAAAAAACAGCACAAGGTGATTAGCTTCTGCATCAATAAAATGATCAAAAAAGTTATTGATCAGGCTTTCGAGCTGCTGTTTAAGCCCATCATCGGGCCAGATGCGGTACAGGTTGGTATAAGCTTCCAGTACATGCAGATGGGTGTTCATGGTCTTTTTTTCATTGGCATCTTTTGCGCTCAAACGCAGATCACCCAACTGCTGCCAATTACGGGTAAAAGCTTCGAGATAGCCTGTTTGATCCTTGTCGTAGCTTTTATCAACTAAAAGATGATACAGGCCGATGGCTTCCTGCTTTACCGTTTCCTGTTTTGAAGCTATATAGTACTCGCTTAGTGCATAAATGGTAAAGGCGTTGGCATATACCTGCTTCTTGGTATCCAACTTATCGCCTTTATAATCAACCGACCAATACACACCGCCAAATTCATCATCAACAAAATGAGCTTTGATATAATCATACGCCCGCTTAGCCGCCTGTAAATAAGCGTCATCGGCGTTTTGATTATAAGCAGCCGAGAAGCTCCACAGGATGCGCGCGTTTAACACCGAACCTTTTGGAGCATCGGGGGTAATTTGGTTATCATTGTTGATCTTGCCCCAAAAACCACCGTTTACTTCATCTACAGTATAGTTAAGCCAATAGTTGAGTATGTTTTTTAACTCATCTGTTAATTCGTTACTGAAGATGACAAGCTGATCTTTTAACATAGCGTTTGATGATTGGGATGTATTATTTGTCATAGTTTACAGGCATACCTCTCCCATAACAGCTTTTATCACACTGTTGGGGAGGAATGGTTTTAGATGTTTAGTAAATAGTTGGCCTTAGTAAGCAAGTGTTTCGCTGTTTGAAAGGAACACACCCCTCCGCCCCTCTCAAGAGCAGGGCTGTTGCATTCTAATTTAATAGTTGTTTTAACCTGTTGATATCGTTGCAAACAAGCCTTTGCGCTTGTGCGAGGTTTGGGTAATCATTTATTCTAAATACATTAATAACTATGTTTCTGAACACAGAAGTATTTTCAGGCGCATTGGATGTTCTAATTCGTGAAGCGTCTTCGTTAAATGTCACGTCCTTTACCCAATGAAGACTGTTTTCTATACTCCAATGGCTTTTAATACCATGGCAGAATGTTTGCGCATTACCGATTAAGCTACTGATGAAAAAGGCGTATTCTTCCCGGATACCTCCTTTTTCTTTTACCCAGCGATGCACTTTAATAAGTTGGCTTACCCCAGCCCATGTGTTACTGATTTCCTCTGTTCCCGGGTACACCCAAACTGTTCTACGTTCTATTCGCCCTTTGTTTTTCAACAACTCAACAAACTTACTACAAACCATTGCCTCGTCCGATGTAATGGTTTCGATCTTTTTGTAAAGGTTCTTTTGATTCTTCTTCACGCCTATTATATAATTGTTATCTGTATCAATAATAGCATCTACCGTTTTTTTTGACAATGTAATGCGTCAAGTGTAAACGTTACCCCCTGTAATCCTAAACTGGAAATAAGCTGTTGAACTACAGAGATTTCACTTTGTTTTGAGTTGTCAACTAAACCATGGCCAACGACTTGATTACTCCTGCTACTATACAAGCTTACCAGGCTTACAAATCGTTGTTTGTCAAGAGAATAATCGCTCATCGTCCCTTTCATTGCCTTACCATCTATATGTAGCCATTCATTTTTAGACAAATCAATATGCTGACTGGCCCATTTATGGAAACTCTCATTTAAGCTGTTAAAGTCTAAATCTTGTATTACACGTCTTATAGTATAAAAGCTTGGAAGGCGGGCTTTATTAGGCTGAAAGAAGGCCAAAAGATCGACTTCATTCCGCTTTATAAAATCACCCATCGAACGATAGCCATGATAACCGCTCATTGTACTCATTAACACAAGCAACAGAATGAAAGTCTGGTCATGGCGCTGGCCTGCCTTTCGCCTTATATCCGGTAACTCTGATAAATACGCTAATATGCTCTTATCCATCCTAACTTTTTTGACCTCAAGTTAACTTATAATATTTAGAATGCAACAGCCCTGCTCTCAAGAGGGGGCGCGTTGGGCGGCGTGGTGGCAGGGGGTGTGTCTCGTCACGCGACAAGTAACACACCTCCGCCCCTCTCAAGAGGGAACCGCACCGCCCCTGCTTGAAAAGTTTATTTATAACCGCCTTTTAAATCCCCTCTTGAGAGCGCGTTGGGCGGCGTGGTGGCAGGGGGTGTGTCTCGTCGCGCGACAAGTAACACACCTCCGCCCCTCTCAAGAGGGGAATCGCACCGCCCCTGCTTTGAAAGATAAAGAATATATATGGTCAGAGGTTAAGTGGTCAGGCGCCGGCTTCCTGTAACTGACCTAAACCTTTATTTTTATCGATGATATTGTAAACCGCCTGTACCGACGAGGCCGAACGCAAACCATCGGCAG
It contains:
- a CDS encoding AGE family epimerase/isomerase, which translates into the protein MTNNTSQSSNAMLKDQLVIFSNELTDELKNILNYWLNYTVDEVNGGFWGKINNDNQITPDAPKGSVLNARILWSFSAAYNQNADDAYLQAAKRAYDYIKAHFVDDEFGGVYWSVDYKGDKLDTKKQVYANAFTIYALSEYYIASKQETVKQEAIGLYHLLVDKSYDKDQTGYLEAFTRNWQQLGDLRLSAKDANEKKTMNTHLHVLEAYTNLYRIWPDDGLKQQLESLINNFFDHFIDAEANHLVLFFDEDWNRRSDTVSYGHDIEATWLLLEAAEVIGNHEMTGKIKDICIAIANATLQGLDTDGGLWYEYEPADDHLIKEKHWWVQAEAMVGFYNTWQISEDDKYLQLVLSNWAFVKDKILDKQNGEWFWGIKADGSIMPGEDKAGLWKCPYHNSRACIEIIKRIKILT